The proteins below are encoded in one region of Natrialbaceae archaeon AArc-T1-2:
- a CDS encoding aldehyde dehydrogenase family protein: MPEVDLPSSGYEISSNDLTPETGWTTLYFDGTWETPVDRETEPVLNPTTDEKLTDVVIGTAADVDRAFEAAAAAQNDWAERSPQERSAIIDDAIDILDKYWAAAKELLTVESGATSLKAQIELTTAKGMMKESRGLPFQVKGSTEESLIPGKENRVVREPAGVVGVISPWNFPLHLSMRAVAPALALGNAVVLKPASPTAITGGLLLARIFEETGLPDGLLNVVTGPGSTVGDRLAAHPDASVVAFTGSTDVGKHVASTTAGHLATPVMELGGNNPYVVTEHADLDAAIDAGVYGSFLHQGQVCISINRHLVHEDVYDEYVGRLADRASELVVGDPLERETDIGPVITDKQYEEIATLIKKSINGGATLETGGAREGRFIAPTVLSDATNDTAAACTEHFGPVAPIVPYSNDSEAVELANDTEYGLAAAVQSTDLAQAEAIAADIEAGSVHINDQPINEEPHIPFGGTKASGLGKFHGEQFIEVLTESKWISVQRQPRRYPL; encoded by the coding sequence ATGCCAGAGGTTGACCTTCCCTCGAGCGGCTACGAGATCTCCAGCAACGACCTCACCCCGGAGACGGGCTGGACGACACTGTACTTTGACGGGACCTGGGAGACGCCGGTTGACCGTGAGACTGAACCCGTCCTAAACCCCACCACCGACGAGAAACTAACCGACGTCGTGATCGGAACGGCAGCAGACGTCGACCGGGCGTTCGAGGCGGCAGCGGCCGCACAGAACGATTGGGCCGAGCGGTCGCCCCAGGAGCGCTCCGCGATAATCGACGATGCGATCGACATTCTCGACAAGTATTGGGCGGCCGCGAAAGAACTCTTAACCGTCGAGTCGGGAGCGACAAGCCTGAAGGCCCAGATCGAACTTACGACGGCAAAAGGGATGATGAAAGAGTCCAGAGGCTTGCCGTTTCAGGTGAAGGGCTCGACAGAAGAGTCGCTCATTCCCGGCAAGGAAAACCGCGTCGTCCGCGAGCCGGCCGGCGTCGTAGGCGTCATCTCTCCCTGGAATTTTCCGCTCCACCTTTCGATGCGCGCCGTCGCACCCGCACTTGCACTGGGCAATGCCGTAGTGCTCAAACCCGCTTCCCCGACGGCTATCACCGGCGGTCTGCTGTTGGCCCGTATCTTCGAGGAGACCGGCCTCCCGGATGGTCTGCTGAACGTCGTCACCGGCCCCGGCTCGACCGTTGGAGACCGTCTGGCTGCTCATCCCGACGCCTCGGTCGTCGCGTTCACCGGGTCGACCGACGTCGGCAAGCACGTGGCGTCGACTACAGCGGGACACCTCGCGACACCGGTCATGGAACTGGGTGGAAACAACCCCTACGTCGTCACCGAACACGCGGACCTCGATGCGGCTATCGACGCCGGCGTCTATGGCTCCTTTCTCCACCAAGGACAGGTCTGTATCTCTATCAACCGTCATCTCGTCCATGAGGACGTCTACGATGAGTACGTCGGTCGGCTGGCCGATCGAGCTAGTGAGCTCGTAGTCGGGGATCCGCTCGAGCGCGAAACTGATATCGGCCCAGTCATTACCGACAAGCAGTACGAAGAGATCGCCACGCTCATCAAAAAATCCATCAACGGCGGTGCTACGCTCGAGACAGGTGGAGCCAGAGAGGGTCGGTTCATCGCCCCGACCGTCCTTTCGGATGCGACGAACGACACGGCAGCAGCCTGTACGGAACACTTCGGTCCAGTGGCACCGATCGTTCCCTACAGCAACGATTCAGAGGCGGTGGAACTGGCCAACGATACCGAGTACGGCCTCGCCGCAGCGGTCCAGTCGACCGACCTGGCTCAGGCGGAGGCTATCGCAGCGGATATCGAGGCGGGCAGCGTCCACATCAACGATCAGCCCATCAACGAAGAACCGCATATCCCCTTCGGCGGCACGAAAGCCTCCGGTCTCGGAAAGTTCCACGGCGAACAGTTCATCGAGGTAC
- a CDS encoding enoyl-CoA hydratase/isomerase family protein produces the protein MYDDINYETREGIATITIDRPEKYNAFTANTVAELNEAIRTADEDDGVYAIVLTGAGDGFCTGADVDSMPDWDEMSKEEYAGFLWGVQNVVRQLRTIPTPSVAAVNGPAVGAGCDFALACDMRYVAPSAFFREGFVRVGLIPGDGGGWLLPRLVGESKAREYLLTGKDIDAEAAEEMGLVVDVAEDTVAAATAMAEDIRDLPRLAVQQTKQLIDPQRSFEDYSERAIEYQWNCVNDPEHHAAVDAFGTAEKPDYDREYS, from the coding sequence ATGTACGACGATATCAACTACGAGACGAGAGAAGGAATTGCGACTATTACCATCGATCGGCCCGAAAAGTACAACGCCTTCACGGCGAACACGGTGGCTGAACTCAACGAGGCGATCCGAACTGCTGACGAGGACGACGGCGTCTACGCCATCGTGTTGACCGGAGCCGGCGACGGCTTCTGTACCGGCGCAGACGTCGACAGCATGCCCGACTGGGACGAGATGAGCAAAGAGGAGTACGCGGGCTTTCTCTGGGGCGTCCAGAACGTCGTCCGACAGCTTCGGACTATCCCGACGCCGAGCGTCGCCGCGGTAAACGGACCGGCGGTGGGTGCGGGGTGTGACTTCGCGCTTGCCTGCGATATGCGGTACGTCGCACCGTCGGCGTTTTTCCGCGAGGGATTCGTCCGCGTAGGCCTCATCCCCGGCGACGGCGGCGGCTGGCTCCTGCCGCGTCTAGTTGGCGAATCGAAAGCTCGCGAGTACCTGCTGACCGGTAAAGACATCGACGCGGAGGCCGCCGAAGAAATGGGCTTAGTCGTCGACGTCGCTGAGGACACGGTAGCAGCGGCGACGGCAATGGCCGAAGACATTCGCGATTTACCCCGCCTTGCTGTTCAGCAGACGAAACAGCTTATCGATCCCCAGCGATCGTTCGAAGACTACAGCGAGCGAGCTATCGAATATCAGTGGAACTGTGTGAACGATCCGGAACATCACGCTGCCGTTGACGCGTTCGGAACTGCCGAGAAACCGGACTACGACCGTGAGTACAGCTAG
- a CDS encoding enoyl-CoA hydratase/isomerase family protein: MTVLESYLPTTPSQYGVKSDYKHLNVDSDGRVIRVALDRPATLNAVDGDMHAELSRVFRDVANREGDVVVLTGTGDAFSAGGDIDWMADCLADSEQFRTVLHEGEAIVKAILDLRKPLIAKVQGDAMGLGATLALYADVVFMSEDAALGDTHVAVGLAAGDGGAAIWPLLTDIHTAKELMMTGRAVDADEAVELGLVNHAVPPNLLDERVDSFVEELLDGSQPAIRYTKVALNKWIEMGTTLALREGLMLEGLTQHLPDHEAGVRAFRDGESPDFPTGADEHQ; this comes from the coding sequence TTGACAGTCCTCGAAAGCTATTTGCCGACTACCCCGTCACAGTACGGTGTGAAGTCCGATTACAAACATCTCAACGTAGACAGTGATGGGCGCGTCATCCGAGTTGCACTTGACCGACCTGCAACACTCAACGCCGTCGACGGCGATATGCATGCGGAGCTCTCACGAGTCTTCCGTGACGTCGCCAACCGCGAGGGTGATGTAGTGGTCCTGACAGGCACTGGCGACGCATTCTCGGCTGGCGGCGACATCGACTGGATGGCCGATTGTCTGGCCGACTCGGAGCAGTTCCGGACGGTTCTTCACGAAGGAGAGGCCATCGTGAAGGCTATCCTCGATCTACGAAAGCCACTGATTGCGAAGGTTCAGGGCGACGCGATGGGTCTCGGCGCGACGCTGGCTCTGTACGCCGATGTCGTCTTCATGAGCGAGGACGCTGCACTTGGTGACACTCACGTCGCCGTCGGCCTCGCCGCGGGTGACGGCGGCGCGGCGATCTGGCCACTGTTGACGGATATTCATACGGCGAAAGAACTCATGATGACTGGACGAGCTGTCGACGCCGACGAGGCTGTGGAGTTGGGTCTGGTCAATCATGCGGTGCCACCGAATCTGCTGGACGAGCGAGTCGACAGCTTCGTTGAGGAGTTGCTCGACGGTTCGCAGCCGGCTATTCGGTACACGAAGGTCGCGTTAAACAAGTGGATCGAGATGGGAACGACCCTGGCTCTCCGCGAGGGGCTGATGCTCGAGGGATTGACCCAGCACCTCCCCGACCACGAAGCCGGCGTGCGGGCCTTTCGAGACGGTGAATCGCCTGACTTCCCGACGGGAGCGGACGAGCACCAATGA
- a CDS encoding sodium:solute symporter family protein: protein MAFNEILSTGIILLYLIISVGVGLVAWRIQPSTSLEDYSLANRSIHWFTGFFSMLASQISALAMLGFAAFYFLQGMAAYLAIVTSIVVSVAGAFRFIGPKVWKIGRQTGQVTPSDTLREYFDSPTLGYVVAAGMILGLVPYLQLQFMGLGIVLDLGTGGLISQQVGVIVIATAIVIYTWLGGMKSVTWVDTMQGIMLFLGSFVAGLFLVLTLGGGFEPTFNNILEAQPAFLEPIAPEPPYNNWVTVLSFGLIAMLGLGLAPHMWIRLHYFEEGRSLERLPGVYSLVFWLTQVGVFSAVLAGVLLLPDAPPDQYIPLLYREYFPTPVFALIMSAILAAVMSSASSMCHAIGIIGSRDITKQIRPEWSEDSHLLAARVITLVAVVAAVILTFLGVDFILTSGAAAGALIVSITVPQLISAVYTAEWPTREGAVLAAIAGGTVSLAGTVGFFNDPMGFYPGTFGFVVNVVVFVGVSLVTSGTPDESRISDWRNLLEQSYTDLDAEYRNQTPTEVTADASDDD from the coding sequence ATGGCATTTAACGAGATTCTCTCAACCGGGATAATTCTGTTGTACCTGATAATCAGCGTCGGCGTCGGGCTCGTCGCCTGGCGAATTCAGCCTTCGACGAGTCTCGAAGACTACTCGCTCGCGAACCGATCGATTCACTGGTTCACGGGCTTTTTCTCGATGCTTGCCAGCCAGATTAGCGCGCTGGCGATGCTGGGATTTGCGGCCTTTTACTTCCTTCAGGGGATGGCGGCCTATCTCGCCATCGTGACAAGTATCGTCGTCTCGGTGGCGGGTGCGTTCCGATTCATCGGGCCGAAAGTCTGGAAGATTGGCCGCCAGACTGGCCAGGTAACGCCCAGCGACACACTTCGAGAGTACTTCGATAGCCCGACGCTTGGTTACGTCGTCGCTGCAGGGATGATTCTCGGGCTAGTCCCTTACCTCCAGCTCCAGTTTATGGGTCTCGGCATCGTCCTAGATCTCGGGACGGGTGGGCTCATCTCCCAGCAGGTTGGTGTCATCGTCATCGCTACTGCCATCGTGATCTATACCTGGCTCGGCGGGATGAAGTCAGTCACCTGGGTCGACACGATGCAAGGAATCATGCTCTTTCTCGGCTCGTTCGTGGCCGGACTCTTCCTGGTGCTCACGCTCGGCGGCGGATTCGAGCCGACGTTCAACAATATCCTAGAGGCCCAGCCCGCTTTCCTCGAACCCATCGCACCGGAGCCACCCTACAATAATTGGGTGACGGTTCTCAGCTTCGGTCTCATCGCGATGCTAGGACTCGGACTGGCTCCGCATATGTGGATCCGGCTCCACTACTTCGAGGAGGGACGCTCACTGGAGCGCCTTCCTGGCGTCTATTCGCTGGTATTCTGGTTGACACAAGTCGGCGTCTTCTCTGCCGTTCTCGCGGGCGTCCTTTTGCTACCGGACGCACCACCGGACCAGTACATCCCGCTGCTCTATCGTGAGTACTTCCCGACGCCGGTGTTCGCACTCATCATGTCGGCTATTCTCGCCGCAGTCATGTCAAGCGCGAGCAGCATGTGTCACGCCATCGGCATCATTGGGAGCCGCGACATCACGAAACAGATCCGACCCGAGTGGAGCGAGGACAGTCACCTGCTCGCTGCTCGAGTCATCACACTGGTCGCCGTAGTCGCTGCAGTCATCCTGACGTTCCTGGGCGTCGATTTCATCCTCACCAGCGGGGCAGCCGCCGGCGCGCTCATCGTTTCAATCACCGTCCCCCAGCTCATATCCGCCGTCTACACAGCTGAGTGGCCGACTCGAGAAGGGGCTGTCTTAGCCGCCATTGCCGGCGGCACGGTGTCGTTAGCCGGCACCGTCGGTTTCTTCAACGACCCGATGGGCTTTTACCCCGGCACGTTCGGTTTCGTCGTCAACGTCGTCGTCTTCGTCGGCGTCAGCCTCGTCACCTCGGGAACGCCCGACGAGTCCCGCATCAGCGACTGGCGGAACCTGCTCGAGCAATCCTACACCGACTTGGACGCAGAGTACCGCAACCAGACGCCGACAGAGGTGACCGCGGACGCCAGCGACGACGACTAA
- a CDS encoding cupin domain-containing protein has protein sequence MERIAVDDVEIFMSAASECRPLSRALETTDVAINHYVVEPGEAFSAGFHTHDDQEEIFYIIRGEATFDTEEGTVTLGPDEAIRFSPGDFQHGYNEGDEPVQALALGAPRETETGYILCETCDDIGEIEMNMTETRDAIVVSCSNCGTAIDRFD, from the coding sequence ATGGAGCGGATAGCCGTCGACGACGTAGAGATATTCATGAGCGCAGCTAGCGAGTGCCGGCCCCTGTCACGAGCACTCGAGACCACCGATGTCGCCATCAATCACTACGTCGTGGAACCGGGCGAGGCTTTCTCGGCCGGCTTTCACACCCACGACGATCAGGAGGAAATCTTTTACATTATACGCGGTGAGGCGACCTTCGACACCGAAGAGGGTACCGTGACGCTCGGACCCGACGAGGCCATCCGTTTTAGCCCAGGAGACTTCCAGCACGGGTACAACGAAGGCGACGAGCCTGTCCAAGCGCTCGCACTCGGCGCACCCCGAGAAACTGAGACAGGCTACATCCTCTGTGAAACCTGCGACGATATCGGGGAGATCGAGATGAATATGACCGAGACGCGTGATGCCATCGTCGTCTCCTGTAGCAATTGCGGCACAGCGATCGATCGGTTCGATTAG
- a CDS encoding class I adenylate-forming enzyme family protein — protein MFQRTVATTPDKEALVDGSRGLRYTYTELESHAKALGAVLQAQGVGHQDTFATLLTNGVEITSSILVASRIGAIVNTVNYRQSLDGIEHIVTDSKAEVLVFDPANRDKVDRLHKDLDTVKTFLYTGEDVPDYAESYWDHVDAHAGEEPDSVDVAPEDHCYLIYTSGTTGLPKGCLHQVGPLMEHTYVTMCETRITDRARTLVVAPQAHIAGAWEQGIPTLLYGGTTVTLADFDPTQVLRIIEEEAISHTFAVPTMWKSLLEVEPERYDVGSVQTIMTMAAAVSPRLAREVLEAFDPDYFGNWLGSSEGFNILTNDVTIRPDTAESPGTAFPNAEIRVVEFGGAPTDEVDRGVTGELIVKSPFLMDKYLGLPEENEKSFQDGWYYTGDAGYIGEDGLFWPEGRKKHIINTGGENVSDVHVENVLSEHEDVAEVAVVGVPDDRWGERVVACIVPAAASSLSEDELLAWADERRDLAGYECPKGVRFMEEFPRSAGMKVQKSKLLERILE, from the coding sequence ATGTTCCAGCGTACAGTCGCGACCACGCCGGACAAGGAGGCGCTGGTCGACGGCAGCCGTGGGCTACGATACACCTACACCGAACTCGAATCGCACGCGAAGGCGCTGGGTGCCGTCTTACAGGCACAGGGTGTCGGTCATCAGGACACATTCGCGACGCTTCTGACGAACGGTGTCGAGATTACCAGTTCGATCCTCGTTGCGAGTCGCATCGGCGCTATCGTGAACACGGTGAACTACCGTCAATCACTCGACGGTATCGAGCACATCGTAACCGACTCCAAAGCGGAGGTGCTGGTGTTCGATCCAGCTAACCGCGACAAGGTAGATCGTCTCCACAAGGATCTCGACACGGTGAAGACGTTCCTCTACACCGGCGAGGACGTTCCGGACTACGCCGAGTCGTATTGGGATCACGTCGACGCTCACGCCGGTGAAGAACCGGACTCCGTCGACGTAGCGCCTGAGGACCACTGCTATCTCATATACACATCCGGGACGACTGGACTACCCAAGGGCTGTCTTCACCAGGTCGGTCCCCTAATGGAGCACACCTATGTCACGATGTGCGAGACGCGCATCACCGACCGTGCCCGAACGCTCGTCGTGGCGCCCCAGGCTCACATCGCCGGCGCGTGGGAACAAGGGATACCGACGCTGCTCTACGGCGGCACCACGGTGACACTCGCTGACTTCGATCCAACGCAGGTCTTGCGGATCATCGAAGAAGAAGCCATTAGCCACACCTTCGCGGTGCCGACGATGTGGAAAAGTTTGCTCGAGGTCGAACCCGAACGCTACGACGTCGGGTCGGTTCAGACCATCATGACGATGGCCGCGGCCGTCTCGCCGCGGTTAGCTCGCGAGGTGCTCGAGGCTTTCGACCCGGACTACTTCGGCAACTGGCTGGGCTCTTCGGAGGGGTTCAATATCCTCACGAACGACGTGACGATCCGCCCGGACACCGCCGAATCTCCGGGCACTGCCTTCCCCAACGCCGAGATCCGTGTCGTCGAATTCGGTGGCGCCCCCACAGATGAGGTTGATCGAGGCGTAACGGGCGAACTCATCGTGAAATCACCGTTTCTCATGGACAAGTACCTGGGTCTGCCTGAAGAGAACGAGAAGAGTTTCCAGGACGGTTGGTACTACACCGGCGACGCCGGTTATATTGGCGAAGATGGATTGTTCTGGCCAGAGGGACGAAAGAAACACATCATCAACACCGGCGGCGAGAACGTCTCCGACGTCCACGTTGAGAACGTGTTGAGCGAGCACGAAGACGTTGCGGAGGTAGCCGTCGTCGGCGTTCCGGACGATCGCTGGGGCGAACGCGTCGTCGCTTGCATCGTGCCGGCAGCGGCCTCGAGCTTATCCGAAGACGAACTTCTGGCGTGGGCCGACGAGCGTCGTGACCTCGCGGGATACGAGTGCCCGAAAGGTGTGCGATTCATGGAAGAGTTCCCTCGTTCTGCAGGAATGAAAGTCCAGAAGTCGAAGCTCCTCGAGCGTATTCTGGAGTAG
- a CDS encoding universal stress protein has product MSSYDRILVPTDGSAGSIAAMEEAVEIATRNDATVFVVRVVNTDETMLFPPEANREQLIEIYKERASDTTAETAAVVEDASIPVTSEVVEGVPHEAINDYAAENEIDLVVMGTRGRSGLERTLLGSVTEKTVRTATVPVLVVQD; this is encoded by the coding sequence ATGAGCAGTTACGATCGAATACTCGTTCCGACAGACGGGAGCGCGGGTAGTATAGCCGCTATGGAAGAAGCAGTCGAAATAGCAACTCGAAACGACGCGACTGTCTTCGTCGTCCGCGTAGTGAACACAGACGAGACGATGTTGTTCCCGCCGGAAGCCAACCGGGAGCAACTCATCGAGATATATAAAGAGCGAGCGAGTGATACGACCGCCGAGACGGCAGCTGTCGTCGAGGATGCCAGCATACCGGTCACCTCCGAAGTCGTCGAGGGGGTCCCTCACGAGGCTATCAACGATTACGCGGCTGAGAACGAGATAGACCTCGTAGTCATGGGGACGCGCGGCCGAAGCGGTCTCGAACGAACACTGCTGGGTAGCGTCACGGAGAAGACGGTTCGGACGGCAACGGTTCCCGTGCTCGTCGTTCAGGACTAG
- a CDS encoding MBL fold metallo-hydrolase: MYLVDTMLAETSGFCASFFIDREQRMLIDAGSATTVDEILDALATLDVDPATIEYLVVTHLHLDHAGGAGRLVEICKNATVLCHPLTATYLTDEAKLTDLVESSHAAVGEMASAYDASGTVPEGRIETVEDGDKIDLGDTVVDVIPADGHAPHHFSLYDRAADALFLIDEGAVHIHGHSMPNASPPNFDLEKTVESLERFQEYETATLLYCHFGVSHDASEQLAEDIDIVERWVDEIETEWKRHGDEAAVLEAQLEKHGKDIEQPAVRAAMKMHIRGVLIYLQQRETA, translated from the coding sequence GTGTACCTCGTCGACACGATGCTGGCCGAGACATCCGGCTTCTGTGCTTCCTTCTTCATCGATCGGGAACAGAGAATGCTCATCGACGCCGGCTCGGCGACGACCGTAGACGAGATCCTCGACGCACTGGCGACTCTCGATGTCGATCCAGCGACCATCGAATACCTCGTCGTTACTCACCTCCACCTTGACCACGCCGGTGGCGCTGGCCGACTGGTTGAGATCTGCAAAAATGCCACCGTTCTCTGTCACCCGCTCACCGCCACCTATCTCACTGACGAAGCGAAACTGACCGATCTCGTTGAGAGTTCTCATGCCGCCGTCGGCGAGATGGCCTCAGCTTACGATGCCAGCGGAACCGTGCCCGAAGGACGTATCGAAACCGTCGAAGACGGAGATAAAATCGACTTGGGCGATACGGTTGTTGACGTGATCCCCGCGGATGGCCATGCACCACACCACTTCAGCCTCTACGATCGGGCGGCCGATGCCTTATTTCTCATCGACGAGGGTGCCGTACACATTCACGGCCACTCGATGCCGAACGCCTCCCCGCCGAATTTCGATCTCGAGAAAACGGTCGAAAGCCTAGAGCGGTTTCAAGAGTACGAGACGGCAACGCTTCTGTACTGTCACTTTGGAGTGTCACACGACGCATCTGAGCAACTGGCCGAGGATATCGACATCGTCGAGCGATGGGTCGACGAAATCGAGACCGAGTGGAAACGTCACGGGGACGAAGCAGCGGTACTTGAGGCCCAGCTCGAGAAACACGGCAAAGACATTGAGCAGCCCGCGGTACGAGCAGCCATGAAGATGCACATCCGTGGTGTACTCATATATCTCCAACAACGCGAGACTGCGTGA
- a CDS encoding enoyl-CoA hydratase/isomerase family protein: MSSDTVDLSLTDGVAYITLSRPERKNALSDEMAVGVVNTIDQAVENGARCIVVRGSEGAFSAGGDLEKMTERLEGDQTTAEKVRSLRETTNAAVAAVATCRLPTIAAVDGPAVGAGANLAIACDIVLASETTRIGFGFRNVGLTVDSGTSVLLPRMVGEHVAKELVYTGELVEAERAAELGLVNHIYPSDEFKSEVESFAATIAEGPTAALEFAKHRIERGGGEPLEPALRDEALAQGVAFETRDHAEAVRALEDEQELSFEGH, translated from the coding sequence ATGTCATCAGATACCGTGGATCTCAGTCTGACAGACGGAGTCGCGTACATAACACTCTCTCGACCAGAGCGCAAAAACGCGCTCTCCGACGAGATGGCAGTCGGCGTCGTCAACACCATCGATCAAGCCGTCGAGAACGGCGCTCGATGCATCGTTGTTCGCGGCTCCGAGGGAGCCTTCTCGGCGGGCGGCGACCTCGAGAAGATGACCGAGCGCCTCGAAGGGGATCAGACCACCGCAGAGAAGGTCCGTTCACTCAGGGAGACGACCAACGCTGCAGTAGCGGCCGTCGCAACTTGCCGTCTCCCGACGATCGCGGCCGTCGACGGTCCTGCGGTTGGTGCGGGTGCGAACCTGGCTATCGCCTGTGATATCGTACTCGCCAGCGAGACAACCCGAATCGGCTTTGGCTTCCGGAACGTCGGCCTGACCGTCGACTCCGGCACCTCGGTGCTGTTGCCACGCATGGTTGGCGAACACGTCGCAAAGGAACTGGTATATACCGGGGAGCTGGTCGAGGCCGAACGCGCCGCCGAATTAGGTCTCGTAAACCACATCTATCCGAGCGACGAATTCAAATCTGAGGTCGAGTCGTTTGCAGCCACTATCGCAGAGGGACCGACCGCTGCCCTTGAATTCGCCAAGCACCGCATTGAGCGCGGCGGCGGTGAACCGCTCGAGCCGGCACTCAGAGACGAGGCGCTCGCCCAAGGCGTCGCCTTCGAGACCCGCGACCACGCCGAAGCCGTCCGTGCCCTCGAGGACGAGCAAGAACTCTCGTTTGAAGGGCACTGA
- a CDS encoding RNA-guided endonuclease InsQ/TnpB family protein, which produces MDDAPRRTVPIKIDVPSDREADLHHTKNQFLDCANQTSDWAWRYDDYYITSKNKAEKALYDDLKTEHDLTANLVQKAIRRAIEAVESGVDKLKKGKKTSQPVFESWSVVYDKRSATFNADHATLSTINGRLKADYVLPPEDKREETPFSRYYESDEWDASHATLQYDEGTDEFYLHVTVKQSDSDEEHQEATSRGEGTENGVVLGVDLNVTGAFAVTSTGKFIGSADYLTHKRNKFEKRRGHLQQTGTRSAHLTIKSIGSRFSDWSLDWLHNRVNELLEEAERVNADGIIFENLKHIRENIANGSKFQQWAYAKFVELAEYKVEDRELFVDFVSPAYTSQRCSCCGFTHEDNRNDKAFVCQKCGYEVNADYNAAKNIAVRYCGYIHRGQKSRGGWAGCQSALKSGTLNVNGEFSASA; this is translated from the coding sequence GTGGACGACGCGCCGCGCCGCACGGTACCTATCAAAATCGACGTGCCCAGCGACCGCGAAGCCGACCTCCACCACACTAAAAACCAATTCCTCGACTGTGCCAATCAGACGAGTGACTGGGCGTGGCGATACGACGATTACTACATCACGTCGAAAAATAAAGCCGAGAAAGCACTCTACGACGACCTGAAAACCGAACACGACCTCACGGCTAACCTCGTCCAGAAAGCGATTCGACGCGCCATCGAAGCCGTTGAATCGGGCGTTGACAAGCTGAAGAAGGGCAAGAAGACGAGTCAACCCGTGTTCGAGTCGTGGAGCGTCGTGTACGATAAGCGGAGTGCAACGTTCAACGCTGACCACGCGACACTCTCCACGATTAACGGTAGACTCAAAGCAGACTACGTGTTGCCACCCGAAGACAAACGAGAAGAGACGCCGTTCAGTCGCTACTATGAGAGCGACGAGTGGGACGCATCTCACGCCACGCTCCAGTATGACGAGGGCACAGACGAGTTTTACCTGCACGTCACGGTGAAACAGTCCGATAGTGACGAAGAACACCAAGAAGCCACGTCACGTGGTGAGGGTACCGAGAACGGAGTGGTTCTCGGCGTTGACCTGAACGTGACTGGCGCGTTCGCCGTCACCTCAACGGGCAAATTCATCGGTAGTGCAGACTACCTCACCCACAAACGCAACAAATTCGAGAAACGCCGAGGTCACCTCCAACAGACAGGTACGCGCTCGGCGCACTTGACCATCAAATCCATCGGGAGTCGGTTCTCAGATTGGTCGCTGGACTGGCTCCACAACCGCGTGAACGAGTTGCTCGAAGAAGCCGAACGTGTGAACGCCGACGGCATTATATTCGAAAACCTGAAACACATCCGTGAGAACATTGCGAACGGGTCGAAATTCCAGCAGTGGGCCTACGCGAAGTTCGTGGAACTCGCGGAGTACAAGGTCGAAGACCGCGAGTTGTTCGTGGATTTCGTGAGTCCAGCGTACACCTCGCAGCGGTGCTCGTGCTGTGGGTTTACCCACGAGGACAATCGGAACGACAAGGCGTTCGTGTGTCAGAAATGTGGGTATGAGGTGAACGCGGATTACAACGCAGCGAAGAACATTGCTGTGCGGTATTGCGGATATATCCATCGTGGGCAGAAGTCTCGCGGTGGATGGGCTGGCTGTCAATCAGCCCTGAAGTCAGGGACGTTGAACGTGAACGGCGAGTTCAGCGCCTCCGCCTAG